In a genomic window of Flavobacterium lipolyticum:
- a CDS encoding SusC/RagA family TonB-linked outer membrane protein translates to MNFKDLFNKGANCCFAVVFLLCLLAGNQMHAQSITLEGTVKDAAGLTLPGVNILEKGTKNGTSSDFDGRYKLKLTNPKAVVTYSFIGFKTKEVNAVGKTKVDVVLIEDSNALNEVVVVGYGTVKKSDLTGAVSSISGNDLKKVPVSNIAEALTGRIAGVQVSSSEGSPDADIKIRVRGGGSLTQDASPLIIVDGFPVNSMSDIAASNVESMTVLKDASSTAIYGSRGANGVIIITTKTGKDGKMAVSYNMFYGMKTMAKEIEVLPVDDFVKWQYEYALLDQTDKTILSNPSSYTKYFGNWQDRDLYNGLKGTDWQKQVYGRRGEVNSRDLGIRGGNEKLSYNFNYAYYDEKAIMAGSNFKRNNLSLALKNKASEKIDLGFTVRYSDTDINGGGANDQNQASSLDSRLRHSVGYAPVPMPGLTTDNDDQSVNSYLVNPFLAITDNDRQQYRKNYNLLGSFGWKLAKDLKFQSDLGLDNSNYSDYRFYGSSTYFSSTAKIGAGKPGMVMSDRKDVRFRNANTLNYDFKNILGDNHHLTALLGEEMITTTSNTVTTTILNYPKFFDLDQAKKLTTQGTPFSVDNFYSADDKLLSFFGRLNYDFKDRYLVTASFRADGSSRFLGNNRWGYFPAAAAAWKISEENFLKNASWLNLLKLRLSYGEAGNNNIPVGQTVQSYLSSTNGFINGFDSYWSPSSVLANPDLKWETTVTQNIGLDFGFFKNRLNGTFDVYKNVTKDLLIEFPVGGTGYKTQFRNMGETQNTGFEATLNFIAIEKKNFGLSFSVNVGMNKNRINSLGVMDNFGTNTNWASTDVGNDYVVNVGSPMGLMYGYQSDGRYEVSDFDYTGGRYTLKAGVVDASSVVGALQPGMMKLKNTDGSADNKVTASDQKVIGNSNPKHTGGLVINANAYGFDLSAAFNWSVGNDIYNANKAEFSTANRNGQYKNLNTEMADGKRWTNLDPASGQLVTDPTALEALNANTTMWSPYMQKFMFTDWAVEDGSFFRLNTLTLGYSTPQALTSKLGVSKLRFYFTATNVFVITNYSGPDPEVSTRRKTPLTPGVDYSAYPRSRQLVFGLNLNF, encoded by the coding sequence ATGAATTTTAAAGATTTATTTAACAAAGGAGCAAATTGTTGCTTTGCAGTTGTTTTCTTATTGTGCTTACTGGCCGGCAATCAAATGCATGCGCAAAGTATTACACTCGAAGGAACCGTTAAGGATGCTGCAGGACTCACGTTGCCGGGTGTTAATATATTAGAGAAAGGAACAAAAAACGGAACTTCCTCAGATTTTGACGGACGTTACAAATTAAAATTGACCAATCCCAAAGCAGTTGTAACCTATTCGTTTATAGGTTTTAAAACCAAAGAAGTCAATGCTGTCGGAAAAACGAAAGTTGATGTTGTTTTAATCGAAGATTCAAATGCTTTAAATGAAGTGGTTGTGGTAGGTTATGGTACCGTTAAAAAATCGGATCTGACAGGGGCTGTTTCTTCCATTTCAGGAAATGACCTGAAAAAAGTTCCGGTTTCTAATATAGCCGAAGCTTTAACAGGGAGAATCGCCGGAGTTCAGGTTAGTTCAAGCGAAGGTTCACCGGATGCCGATATTAAAATCAGAGTACGTGGAGGCGGGTCTTTAACACAAGATGCTTCCCCATTAATTATTGTGGATGGTTTTCCGGTAAACAGCATGAGTGATATTGCGGCTTCTAATGTTGAATCGATGACGGTTTTGAAAGATGCTTCTTCTACTGCAATCTATGGATCAAGAGGAGCAAACGGGGTTATTATTATTACGACTAAAACCGGTAAAGACGGAAAAATGGCTGTGAGCTATAATATGTTTTACGGAATGAAAACCATGGCCAAAGAAATCGAGGTTCTTCCGGTTGATGATTTTGTAAAATGGCAATACGAATACGCTTTATTGGATCAGACGGATAAAACGATCTTGAGCAATCCAAGTTCCTATACCAAGTATTTTGGTAACTGGCAGGATCGTGATCTGTATAACGGTTTAAAAGGAACGGATTGGCAAAAGCAGGTTTACGGCCGTCGCGGTGAAGTAAACAGCCGTGATTTAGGAATTCGTGGAGGGAATGAAAAGCTTAGTTACAACTTCAACTATGCGTATTACGATGAAAAAGCAATTATGGCAGGTTCAAATTTTAAAAGAAATAACCTCTCATTGGCCTTGAAAAATAAAGCAAGCGAAAAAATAGACCTTGGATTTACAGTGCGTTACTCTGATACTGATATCAATGGTGGTGGTGCAAACGATCAAAATCAGGCTTCATCATTAGACAGCCGTTTGCGTCATAGTGTGGGTTATGCACCTGTTCCAATGCCGGGGTTAACTACTGATAATGATGACCAGTCTGTGAACAGTTATCTGGTTAATCCATTTTTAGCTATAACAGACAATGACCGCCAGCAGTACCGAAAAAATTATAATTTATTAGGAAGCTTTGGATGGAAGCTGGCCAAAGATCTAAAATTTCAAAGTGATTTAGGATTGGACAATTCCAACTATTCTGATTATCGTTTTTATGGGTCTTCTACTTATTTTTCAAGTACAGCCAAGATAGGTGCAGGAAAACCAGGTATGGTCATGAGCGATCGTAAAGATGTGCGTTTCAGAAATGCCAATACTTTAAACTATGATTTTAAAAATATTCTGGGAGACAATCATCATTTGACGGCGCTTTTAGGAGAAGAGATGATTACGACAACCTCAAATACTGTAACCACCACGATTTTAAATTATCCGAAATTTTTTGATTTAGATCAGGCTAAGAAATTAACGACACAGGGAACGCCTTTTTCAGTGGACAATTTTTACAGTGCGGATGATAAATTACTGTCCTTTTTCGGACGTTTAAATTATGATTTCAAAGATCGCTATTTAGTAACAGCTTCTTTTCGTGCAGACGGTTCCAGCAGGTTTTTAGGAAACAACCGTTGGGGGTATTTCCCGGCAGCGGCGGCAGCATGGAAAATTTCTGAAGAGAATTTCCTCAAAAATGCTTCCTGGTTAAATCTTCTAAAGCTAAGACTTAGTTATGGTGAGGCGGGTAACAATAACATTCCTGTTGGACAAACCGTTCAGAGTTATTTGTCCAGTACAAATGGGTTCATAAACGGTTTCGATAGCTATTGGTCTCCATCGAGTGTTTTGGCAAATCCGGATTTGAAGTGGGAGACTACTGTAACGCAAAATATCGGTCTTGATTTCGGGTTTTTCAAAAATCGTCTGAACGGAACTTTTGATGTGTACAAAAATGTAACGAAGGATTTACTGATTGAATTTCCGGTAGGAGGTACAGGTTACAAAACCCAGTTTAGAAATATGGGTGAAACACAAAATACCGGTTTTGAAGCCACCCTGAATTTTATAGCCATCGAAAAGAAAAATTTTGGTTTGAGCTTTTCTGTGAATGTTGGAATGAATAAAAACCGAATTAACTCTCTTGGAGTAATGGATAATTTTGGGACAAATACCAATTGGGCGTCTACCGATGTTGGGAATGATTATGTGGTAAATGTAGGTTCTCCAATGGGATTAATGTACGGGTATCAAAGCGACGGACGCTATGAAGTTTCGGATTTTGATTATACAGGAGGAAGGTATACTCTAAAAGCAGGAGTTGTTGATGCAAGCAGTGTAGTAGGTGCTCTGCAGCCGGGGATGATGAAGCTGAAAAATACAGATGGTTCTGCTGATAATAAAGTGACAGCATCGGATCAAAAAGTAATAGGAAACTCTAATCCAAAACATACCGGAGGTTTGGTTATTAATGCAAATGCTTACGGTTTTGATCTTTCTGCTGCTTTCAACTGGAGCGTTGGTAATGATATTTACAATGCCAATAAAGCCGAGTTTTCAACAGCAAACCGAAACGGGCAATACAAAAATTTAAACACCGAGATGGCAGATGGCAAAAGATGGACAAATTTAGATCCTGCTTCGGGACAATTGGTAACAGATCCTACCGCTTTGGAAGCGTTAAATGCCAATACTACCATGTGGTCTCCTTACATGCAAAAATTCATGTTTACAGACTGGGCAGTAGAAGATGGTTCGTTCTTCAGACTGAATACGCTGACTTTAGGGTATAGTACACCGCAAGCCTTAACCTCTAAGCTGGGAGTAAGTAAATTGAGATTCTATTTTACAGCAACGAATGTGTTTGTAATTACAAATTACTCTGGTCCGGATCCTGAAGTATCAACAAGAAGAAAAACTCCGCTAACACCGGGAGTTGATTATTCGGCTTATCCACGCAGCAGGCAGTTGGTTTTTGGTTTAAACCTTAATTTCTAA
- a CDS encoding MFS transporter: MKKSLIALSLGGLTIGITEFVMMGLLPDIASDMKVSIPVAGYLISAYALGVVIGAPLLVILGRNFAPKKMLLILALMLTVFNALSIIAPDYNFLFASRFLSGLPHGAFFGVGAVVASRLADKGKEAQAIAIMFSGLTLANLIGVPIGTYIGHNFIWRYTFVLIAAVGLLTFLFISLWMPNLEKSGTVHMKTQLLFFKKTEAWLIIGITAIGFGGLFAWISYIAPLMTNVSKFAPEDVSYILILAGLGMLVGNFAGGKLADKYSPAPTVLALLFVMAIDLIMVYFFSFNQYVSLFLTFLTGAVSFSVIAPIQMLMIKTAKDAEMIASAALQGSFNIGNALGAFLGGLPLSAGYSYASPNLIGLVMALSGMVITFALMQKHKGNLQLQKA, from the coding sequence ATGAAAAAAAGTCTTATTGCACTCTCATTAGGAGGTTTGACTATCGGAATTACCGAATTTGTCATGATGGGTTTGCTGCCTGATATTGCTTCAGATATGAAAGTTTCGATTCCGGTTGCCGGATATTTAATCTCTGCTTATGCACTTGGCGTTGTCATTGGTGCGCCTTTATTGGTAATTCTGGGAAGAAATTTTGCGCCCAAAAAAATGCTTTTAATTTTGGCTTTGATGCTGACCGTATTTAATGCTCTTTCGATTATTGCGCCTGACTATAATTTTCTATTCGCTTCAAGATTTCTTTCGGGATTACCGCACGGAGCCTTCTTTGGAGTAGGAGCTGTAGTTGCGAGCCGTTTGGCCGATAAGGGTAAAGAGGCTCAGGCGATCGCCATTATGTTTTCGGGTTTGACACTGGCGAATTTAATAGGTGTGCCTATTGGCACTTATATAGGACATAACTTTATCTGGCGTTATACTTTTGTTTTAATTGCCGCTGTAGGTTTGCTAACGTTTTTGTTTATTTCGTTATGGATGCCAAATCTGGAAAAGAGCGGAACGGTCCATATGAAAACCCAGTTATTGTTTTTTAAGAAAACAGAAGCCTGGCTAATTATTGGAATCACAGCCATTGGATTCGGAGGTCTTTTTGCATGGATTAGTTATATCGCACCTCTAATGACAAATGTTTCGAAGTTTGCGCCTGAGGATGTGTCTTATATTTTGATTTTAGCTGGTTTAGGAATGCTGGTGGGCAATTTTGCCGGAGGTAAACTGGCTGATAAATATTCTCCGGCACCTACTGTATTGGCACTGCTGTTTGTTATGGCGATTGATTTAATTATGGTATACTTTTTCTCCTTCAATCAATACGTATCTTTATTCCTGACTTTTTTAACGGGTGCCGTTTCTTTTTCAGTGATTGCTCCAATTCAGATGTTAATGATCAAAACTGCTAAAGATGCTGAGATGATTGCTTCGGCAGCGCTGCAGGGTAGTTTTAATATCGGAAATGCGTTGGGAGCCTTTTTGGGAGGTTTGCCATTGTCTGCAGGGTACAGTTATGCTTCGCCAAATTTAATCGGTTTGGTTATGGCGTTAAGCGGAATGGTAATCACTTTTGCTTTAATGCAGAAACATAAAGGGAATTTGCAGTTGCAAAAAGCGTAA
- a CDS encoding AraC family transcriptional regulator produces the protein MPKFNQFEKLVIHEFEDDVFPHVPHTHTYYEIIYIKKGNGIHHLNHNLLPYKSGDLFVISPEDEHYFDIKKRTRFVYIKFTDNYFDSNRNLFCDDLLLNTPEDFMRNKLLKETILKLDDPCKTILKNTIENITAYNCKTDVSSSPIVFYQILSIFGLIKETIRCMNLQLKSTHIDNEQIATYIHQNIYNPKLVQIKVIADHFNIAQTYFSAYFKRTFAISYREYIHHLRTTLIEKRIHNNQLPIKQIAHEFGFTDESHLSNYFKKRKNMKPTDYKKL, from the coding sequence ATGCCTAAATTCAATCAGTTTGAAAAGCTTGTCATTCATGAGTTCGAAGATGACGTATTTCCACATGTTCCGCACACTCATACCTATTATGAGATTATTTACATCAAAAAAGGCAACGGAATTCACCATCTTAACCACAACTTATTGCCTTATAAATCAGGTGATCTCTTTGTGATTTCTCCGGAAGACGAGCATTACTTCGATATTAAAAAAAGAACGCGTTTTGTTTACATCAAGTTTACTGACAACTATTTTGATTCGAACAGGAATCTTTTTTGTGATGATTTACTGCTGAACACTCCGGAGGATTTTATGCGGAACAAATTGCTAAAGGAAACCATTTTAAAACTAGACGATCCTTGTAAAACCATCTTAAAAAATACAATCGAAAACATTACCGCCTACAATTGTAAGACCGATGTCTCGAGTTCGCCAATTGTTTTTTATCAGATTCTTTCCATTTTTGGATTGATTAAAGAAACCATCCGCTGCATGAATCTGCAACTGAAATCGACTCACATAGACAACGAACAAATCGCAACCTATATTCATCAAAACATTTACAACCCCAAATTGGTTCAGATTAAAGTTATTGCCGATCATTTTAATATTGCCCAAACTTATTTCAGCGCTTACTTTAAAAGAACTTTTGCCATAAGCTATCGCGAGTACATTCACCATCTGAGAACCACTTTAATCGAAAAACGAATTCACAACAACCAGCTGCCCATTAAACAAATTGCTCATGAATTTGGTTTTACCGATGAAAGCCACCTTTCGAATTACTTTAAAAAAAGGAAAAACATGAAACCTACCGATTATAAAAAACTGTGA
- a CDS encoding DUF3347 domain-containing protein has translation MKKSILTIVIVILVAFSANIILATSIKRETTAIEVADSSQLQTVYDAYFTVKDALIKSDAKLTSAKAKDLLDAITAIKMNQLKGDEHNTWMKVMKKITADAKSISATTDLKKQRETFKSLSKNTYELIKVSKSDQAVYKQHCPMVDADWLSKEKTIKNPYYGSSMLTCGSVVETIK, from the coding sequence ATGAAAAAATCAATTTTAACCATAGTAATAGTAATCTTAGTCGCTTTTTCTGCTAATATTATTCTGGCCACTTCCATAAAAAGAGAAACTACTGCCATAGAAGTTGCCGATTCAAGTCAGTTACAAACTGTTTATGATGCTTATTTTACGGTAAAAGATGCCTTAATTAAAAGCGATGCCAAACTCACTTCGGCAAAAGCCAAAGATTTACTGGATGCCATCACAGCTATAAAAATGAACCAATTAAAGGGTGACGAACACAACACCTGGATGAAAGTCATGAAGAAAATAACGGCTGACGCTAAAAGTATTTCGGCTACCACAGATCTTAAAAAACAGCGTGAAACTTTCAAATCGCTCTCCAAAAACACTTACGAACTTATTAAAGTGTCAAAATCAGATCAGGCGGTATACAAACAACACTGCCCGATGGTCGATGCCGACTGGCTGAGCAAAGAAAAGACGATTAAAAATCCTTATTACGGTTCGTCAATGTTAACTTGCGGAAGTGTGGTAGAAACGATCAAGTAA
- a CDS encoding helix-turn-helix domain-containing protein, whose product MTLCIKNMVCRRCIMVVESEFKKLGLHPISVVLGEVKLQDSISESQKKVLLKSLQTLGFDFIDDKKSKTVESIKKGIADLIHSKNNDHKVNLSDHLIKNLSQDYSTLSNLFSELENTTIEKYFISQKIEKVKELLLYSKLSLSQIADTLNYSNVAHLSNQFKKITGFTPTSFKQLKDKKSIEIENL is encoded by the coding sequence ATGACACTCTGCATCAAAAACATGGTGTGCAGACGATGTATAATGGTTGTGGAGTCTGAGTTTAAAAAACTCGGACTCCATCCAATTTCTGTGGTATTAGGCGAAGTCAAACTACAGGACTCTATTTCCGAAAGTCAAAAAAAAGTGCTGCTGAAAAGTTTACAAACACTGGGCTTTGATTTTATTGATGACAAAAAAAGCAAGACGGTGGAGAGCATAAAAAAAGGCATCGCTGACCTGATTCATTCTAAAAACAACGACCACAAAGTCAACTTGTCTGATCACTTAATTAAAAACCTCAGCCAGGATTACAGCACACTGAGCAATTTATTTTCAGAACTGGAAAACACAACTATTGAAAAATACTTTATCAGCCAAAAAATAGAAAAAGTAAAGGAGCTACTCCTTTATAGTAAACTGTCGTTAAGTCAGATTGCAGATACACTGAACTATAGCAATGTAGCGCATTTGAGCAATCAATTCAAGAAAATTACGGGCTTTACACCCACTAGCTTTAAACAATTGAAGGACAAAAAAAGCATTGAGATTGAGAATTTGTAA
- a CDS encoding multicopper oxidase family protein, whose translation MKLQTIILLFLITFSAKAQKVVRYDLHVRDTIVNFSGKEKRALTVNGQIPMPTLTFTEGDIAEIYVHNDLKKENTALHWHGLFLPNKEDGVPYLTQMPIKPGTTHKYSFPIIQNGTYWYHSHSGLQEQIGLYGLFIINKKKDDPTIRKGIDDLPTIPVILSEWTDLKPENVQRMLHNADDWFAIKKGTTQSYAEAIKQGHFATKVTNEWKRMNAMDVSDIYYEKFLINGKNEQQLSQFKAGDKVRLRIANGGASSYFWLTYGGGKITVVASDGNDVEPVEVDRLIISVSETYDVVVTIPEDKKSFAFLATAEDRTGSASLFLGAGTKQSVNHLPKLKYFEGMKMMNDMMKMNGDMNDMGMQMSLNKMDMNAVMYPEITGGGEPMKMEDHSNHNMEGMNMATDTTEVAGITTLNYGMLKSPTITTLPKDAPVKELRFELSGNMNRYVWSLDNKVISETDKILIKKGENVRIVLYNGSMMRHPMHLHGHDFRILNEHGDYSPLKNVIDIMPMETDTIEFQANAEGDWFFHCHILYHMMAGMGRIFTYENQAPNPLIHDKKMADKMLKMDDRMFHFRAENDFASNGNDGEVLLSSTRWSIGTEWRLGYNNKNGFETETHIGRYIGKMQWFMPFIGFDWRYRKMGIDEQEQNMFGQKNTKDHRSVLSAGIEYTLPMLVKAQVEVFTDGNVRIQFERKDIPLARRLRMNLMWNTDKEYMAGLKYIVGRNFGITTHYDSDMGVGFGVNLNY comes from the coding sequence ATGAAACTACAGACTATTATACTTCTCTTTTTAATCACTTTTAGTGCAAAAGCGCAAAAAGTGGTTCGTTACGATCTGCATGTTCGGGACACTATTGTGAATTTTTCCGGAAAAGAAAAAAGAGCTCTTACGGTCAACGGACAAATTCCGATGCCCACTCTGACTTTTACGGAAGGAGATATAGCAGAAATTTACGTCCACAACGACTTAAAAAAAGAAAACACCGCACTTCACTGGCACGGATTATTCCTTCCGAATAAGGAAGACGGTGTTCCTTATTTGACCCAAATGCCCATAAAACCAGGAACAACGCACAAATACAGTTTTCCTATTATTCAAAATGGAACGTATTGGTATCATAGCCACTCGGGGTTACAGGAACAAATTGGTTTGTACGGTCTTTTTATCATCAATAAAAAGAAAGACGATCCTACTATCAGAAAAGGAATCGATGATTTACCGACAATTCCGGTTATTCTAAGTGAATGGACGGATCTGAAACCGGAAAATGTACAGCGAATGCTACACAATGCCGACGATTGGTTCGCCATAAAAAAAGGGACGACACAAAGTTATGCCGAAGCCATTAAACAAGGCCACTTTGCCACAAAGGTAACCAACGAATGGAAACGTATGAATGCCATGGACGTTAGTGATATTTATTACGAAAAGTTTCTGATCAACGGTAAAAACGAACAACAACTTTCACAATTTAAAGCAGGCGATAAAGTAAGACTGAGAATTGCAAACGGAGGCGCTTCGAGTTATTTTTGGCTGACCTACGGCGGTGGAAAAATAACTGTTGTGGCGAGTGACGGAAATGATGTTGAGCCCGTAGAAGTTGACCGTTTGATTATTTCGGTTTCGGAAACCTATGATGTGGTGGTTACTATCCCTGAAGATAAAAAATCCTTTGCATTTTTGGCTACAGCCGAAGACAGAACCGGATCTGCTTCATTATTTTTAGGAGCAGGAACGAAACAGTCTGTCAACCATCTTCCGAAATTAAAATATTTCGAAGGAATGAAAATGATGAACGATATGATGAAAATGAACGGTGACATGAACGATATGGGCATGCAAATGTCGCTGAACAAAATGGATATGAATGCCGTTATGTATCCTGAGATTACCGGAGGCGGCGAGCCTATGAAAATGGAAGATCACTCCAATCACAACATGGAAGGCATGAACATGGCTACAGACACCACTGAGGTTGCCGGAATTACTACTCTGAATTACGGAATGCTGAAATCACCAACCATAACAACGCTGCCTAAAGATGCACCGGTAAAAGAACTGCGTTTTGAATTGTCCGGAAATATGAACCGTTATGTTTGGAGTTTAGACAATAAAGTTATTTCTGAAACCGATAAAATCCTGATCAAAAAAGGCGAAAACGTCCGAATCGTATTGTACAACGGATCCATGATGCGGCACCCCATGCATTTACACGGACATGATTTTAGAATTTTGAACGAACATGGCGATTACTCTCCGTTAAAAAATGTGATTGATATTATGCCAATGGAAACCGATACCATCGAATTTCAAGCCAATGCCGAAGGAGACTGGTTTTTTCATTGTCATATCCTGTACCACATGATGGCCGGAATGGGACGTATTTTTACTTACGAGAATCAGGCACCCAATCCGCTAATTCACGATAAAAAAATGGCCGATAAGATGCTAAAGATGGACGATCGTATGTTTCATTTTAGAGCCGAAAATGACTTTGCTTCCAACGGAAATGACGGAGAAGTTCTTTTAAGCAGTACGCGTTGGAGTATTGGTACCGAATGGAGATTAGGTTATAACAACAAAAACGGTTTCGAAACTGAGACACACATTGGACGCTACATAGGCAAAATGCAATGGTTTATGCCTTTCATCGGTTTTGACTGGCGTTACAGAAAAATGGGAATTGACGAACAGGAACAAAATATGTTTGGACAGAAGAATACCAAAGACCATCGTTCGGTTTTAAGCGCCGGTATTGAGTACACCTTACCTATGCTG